The following DNA comes from Quercus robur chromosome 1, dhQueRobu3.1, whole genome shotgun sequence.
CTGAAAAGATTTTTATGGTCCATTTGTGCAGGTATGGGGATATATTTAAGACCCACATATTGGGATGCCCCTGTGTGATGGTTTCAAGCCCAGAAGCTGCAAGGGTTGTGTTAGTGAGTCGAGCTCATCTATTCAAGCCAACTTATCCACCAAGCAAAGAGAAAATGATAGGGCCAGAGGCTCTCTTCTTTCATCAAGGGGCCTACCATTCAAGGCTCAAGAAGTTGGTCCAAGCTTCCTTTTTGCCCTCAGCAATAAGAGGGTCAGTCTCGAAGATTGAGCATATTGCTCTCAAGCTTATCCCCACATGGAACAATTGCACCATTTACACCTTGCAAGAGATGAAAAGGGTATATCAGCAGTTTGTTACACTTActgttttataaatatatattagcttttttttttttttttggtatgactTTTCACATTAGAATTCTATTAggtttattcctattttttggTCTCTTCAGTACGCCTTTGATGTGGCAATGATTTCGGCCCTCGGTGACCAACATGACTTAGAAAtggaaggaataaaaaatttgtatcaaTGCCTTGAGAAGGGCTACAATTCCATGCCTCTAGATCTACCGGGAACTCCTTTTCGCAAGGCAATGAAGGTAATAACTAATAGTCCTACATTGCTTTGAGAACATAATTTGTACCATATGTTGTGATAATGTAAGAtaaggtttatatatatttctaaagtggggttttgtttttttataataattttatattttaaataaggCAAGGAAGCTTCTGAATGAGGATTTgagaagaataataaaaaagagaagggaGATTGGGAAACATGGTGGAGGCTTATTAGGAATATTTTTGGGAGCCGAAGACGAGAAGCATAATCAGCTTAATGATTCTCAAATTGCTGACAATATAATAGGAGTCATCTTTGCTGCTCATGATACAACTGCGAGTGTCCTAACATGGATTCTAAAGTATTTGCACGATAATGTCAATCTCCTAGAAGCCGTGACGGTAAAATTTTCATTGGACTAAATTGTTATTTGCTTGTTCTTCAATTTTAGTCCAAATCTCTATAGATTTttagattagatttttttttaaatatgtgtgtgtctttttatttcttgaaaTGTATTTTTCCACTCGGGTATATTTTAATATTCTTGGTTGAGGATTTTTGCTTCTTTTCAAAGCTTTCCCCAGTCATTGtcttgataaaataaataaataatgcaatGATAGGGATAGATATTGTGGTATTTGAATATCCAAAACAAAACGAGAGAAACTTTGGGTTATTTAGtgtagtaatgttgtttgtattttttggaaatacgtgtataggtaaaaaaatatataaaaatacatgtaatattgtttaaacactgaaaactgctGCTCAAAACACCCTACCAAACAATGcatttttgttctattttttaatgttatgcATTGGCAATCAAATGTTTCAGAAGGAACAAGAAGGAATTCAACGCAAACTGTTTGAAGAAAATCGTGGGCTTACGTGGGATGATACTCGGCGCATGCCATTGACTGGCCgggtaattttgtttttgttttttttataagtgataaattttaaaaaattataaatttaatcttttaacTATAGTTATAACATTAAGTATGTGTTTGGATACACGCTTGCGGCAGACGTCTgcgattcatttttttttttttgtttttggaaaagtgCGTTTCTGTGGCTGTTTTATAGTTTTCAGTCAATTCCATGTACTATTCATGGGACTCACAAATCTCTTtattcagcaattttttcattaaaaatgagtctccacagtactatttacacatttaaaaattattttgctatagtattttcagttttcagtaaaataagctgtatccaaatgAACCCTAAACCCAAATGCTTGGAAGattggaaatattttattttttaagagagtttcaacttatgacatccaCTTCTAATGATGTTCTGCCAACTAGAACCTACGCTATTTATTTATTCTGGATAAGCTTAAAATAGGTCATTTTCCTTTCAAcgaatttatttcataattctaattaaatattacatatttaaatatgtatacaatatcatattatttaaaattttaaacaatattattatttaatttcaaaaaaataaaataatagatatattttattatattctctttttcatttttaagtgAAATGGTGAGAGTATATTctatgatttaaaatttatttatttatctaaaaatgTACATGATAATGCATTTTTAGATCTCTaatattgaactaaaatttaTGGAATAGATCAAGTTGAAATTGGAGATGGTCTTATTGCCTTCACACTCCATCAACATTAGTGGCAAATTAATTCTAGctattaatttgttttcttagttaAAGCTCATCATGAGTCATGATAAAGTGAATTAATTTCAGGTGATTCAAGAAACACTAAGAACTGCAAGTATACTCTCTTTCACATTCAGAGAAGCTGTAGAAGATGTTGAATTTGAGGGCTACTTCATTCCGAAGGGTTGGAAGGTTCTGCCTCTCTTCAGAACCATTCATCACAGTGCTGATTTCTTCCCTCAACCCGAAAAGTTTGACCCTTCAAGATTCGAGGTAAGTAAGAAAGACTTTTCCTAGCGTACCCAAATGCCAGCCTCCCATAAAAACAACTTCTTAGCATATCTGTACCAAGATTCAAGAAGTGGGTCATACACACTGTTATATTCTATCTTGTTTTGGAAGAAATATAAGGTTGTCAATTGTTCGATTATCTTGAAGTGTCTTTTTCATTTCCATATAAATCTTCCTCTACTCAGACCATCTGTGCCTGAAATCTTTTCATGTTTCAGATCACGTGAGCTAGTTTTGTATGGtagtaaaaaatttgtaacataAACTAGTTTGGAAGTCTATATTAAATCCTGTTGTATAGTAAAAAAGATagaatatattgtttttttgggtgataGAGAAGACTTTATAGAGATTCTggctttggtttttgtttgtgtGATGGAACAGGTGCCACCTAGACCTAACACGTACATGCCGTTTGGGAATGGAGTGCATGCTTGTCCAGGAAGTGAGCTGGCTAAGCTAGAGACTCTCATTCTTCTACACCACCTCACCACTTCTTGCAGgttctcgctctctctctcaaatttcttCGAGTTAATTAGTACAATCTTAGACTCTGTTTGGTAAAGCATCTTAAATAcacgttttcagtttttaaacaatattacatgtatttatacaaactttttcacccacacatatttaaaaaaaatatataaacaacattactcaaattcttctaccaaacagacccttaatcaCTCATACTTTTTTACAAATGGGGTTTCAATAATGGTCCATTTTATGGTACTAATTCCCTTTTGTAATAGTGGAAGATATTCATAACATAGTATCACATATTGTCAATACTACCTAGTATgaatttgtgaaaaaaagttGTCTGTTTTTGTCTTGGTTGACTATAggggagggagggggggggggggggggggggggggggtccgTTTTGGGTGTTCCTTAGGCTATGGAAGTGGTCCTCAGTGGCTTTGAAGGCGAGTGAACAGGTAGAGTGGATGCCAAATTGCCAATCAaccttaccaaaaaaaaaaaactaagagttGTTCACCTACATGTTTCTATACACGTGGCACACATGCAAGACATTTTAGTCAAACGTAACTCTTATATGACCTCTGCATgatatacaaattaaataaattctcTCAGCTTCATTGTCATCTGTCATCAGCTCAAAAACGGTGAGACTGTATAACTGATCCACGAGATTCTTCATTATCGCTTATGAAATCCTTGTCTTCATGCCCATTATACAATTTAATTACTACTACTATTAAAATTTCCTTATCTTCTTGTCAAATATTGTATCTTAAAAAGTTACTAAGTATTTTagtaaatttattgaaattaatcTAAATGATTTTGCACTGGTTACAGGGAAGacatatagttttttttaggCAAGATGCCCATTTATAGAATAATGGGCATCTTAAGCTGAATGATAGACACATTTTGACTGCAATATATAGCAAAGAAATTCTTTGTGCTCTCATTATCAAGAAACTAAATGGGAGTGTTAATTAGATTTTGACTCTACcatattttaattagttttagacTTCATTATAtggtccattttttttttttttttttgaaataattacaacatgctgctaaccctgCAATTAGAACTCTTTCCCCCCTAGACACCCAAGCATTTTGTACATGAGAAGGTACTAATTCAGCTACAAGACCTTTAGCATTATATGGTCCGTCTAAGCCTTTAAGTTTTAATAAATGAGTCATGTTAATGAGTATTCTtagaataattgttaataaactattttagaaaatttttgacCTCTACttttattgaaatataaaaacttgtcaaaacaattatttcattttttcttctcataaaaattttctaaatatgcTTCATAAattaatgtcctttaaatattCGTTAACTTTTCCCGtaattaattagttttagaTTCTATCATTTACATTTCCCAATTTTCTTTAGTTCTACATTTTATCATCCAAGTCTCTCTATTGGTCTGAATTATTATGGTCCatctttcagccaaaaaaaaaaaaaaaaacctattatgGTCCATCTAAGCCGCCTATTAATTAAAGAATCAATGCCATAATAGTACTACCAAATGACATTGGTTCTTTATTGTGTAGAACTATTATGGTCCATTTAAATCTcaagaaattataatatttttatggtggATTATGTCATGTGTTCATCATTTTACTAAAAAACTcctacttgtttaaaattgttgagtcaaaaaaaaaaaattgaaacaaaaaataactattgatttagcaattttaaataaatgagagtttttaaataaaatgataaataaatgaCGTGGTTCACTACAAAAGTCATATAATTTCTCATAAATCTCCTAGTTTAACCCTAATAGAAAGAACtatatatcattattattttttttggtgctgAGAAAGAACTATATATTATTGTCCATCTAAGCCGCCTcgttttaattagttttaaattatatCGTCTAAACCTCTCAGACATTGATTTCCAAATAGGTAAGACTAGTATGACCATGTCACAACTAATAGTCTCAACCACCATTTTGCTTTTTTTACCATAAGTGGAAGGGAAGAGATTCGAACATGAGTTTTGGGCCCAGTCCaatcaccctttttttttttttggtaaacagtccaatcaccctttttttttttggtaaatttaggggaaaaaaaaaacgttttagATTCCAATGGTCTGGGTGGATAATTAGATATTTTCCAATTCTAATGTCTTCCCTATCATTCATCCAAAATATCAAATCCAATTACTCATTACTCATATCTCTATTCTCCAAAATTTAACACTAGCCGTTGGATCTACTATGTTAGACATACGGATCCCTGCCCAGTAAAAGGGACACAATTTGCCAGTTGCATAACCAGTACAAATGTCATTGTGTTTGTGTCCTAGCTAAGTGTACGGGTCTCCTTAACACCACAACTTTGCTTTGCACATTTACACCCAGTCTACAATACCTGTCTAtgcacaaatttcaaatttgctctttttttcttttacaggACAATACCTATGtcttttgggggggggggggggggggtgggggggcgGCCGGGGTGAGTAAATCAATTAATgcataaaaacaaatataattcataacaaattttacgtTGTAATACAAATGGTTAATAATAGATAATAAAGGAGTGGTGATGAATTCAATGAGAATCACCGTTGGGCCTAGTTGCTTAAGTGGTATCTGGTATCTTATGTATCCACTGATTCAGAGGTTTAATCCTCACAATAATAAattacctagaaaaaaaaattcaatgagaatcaataatattttaccaatttaataattgtgaaatttattaagaaaattattgtgtCAGTAATATTATTAGGGAAGAATTGAGAGTGGTGagaataaaattcattttgaaaaaaaatatctaactTACGATATTGATTCcctaataaatattatttataaaaaaaaaaaaaaacagttttttaatggaaagaccaaaaaaaaaaaaatgctaatgaGTGTCCTTAAGGCACTGGTtaagaatctaattaaaaaaaaattatgagaaaagaaaaaaaaaattaattttttgacagttattttatttcccataaaagttatgtcagaactttttaaaaatgaattgttaatgAGTGTCCTAATAACACTTATTAGcaggacaaaaaaaaatctgtgcaatttatgttattttatatgGTTGCACCCGGTCTGAGCTCAGCATACAAAtgcttctttagttttttttttttttttttttggatacagaggacgttttatttattataatatgagACTAGTACCTATGGCTAGATACCATATGAATAGCTAGCTAGATACAAAAGGGTGCATTTTTGCAAGGTACAGTTAAAATTTGAACACTTAAAAAAGTCCCCTAGTTCATGCTTTTTCACATTCAAGGTTGGGGGAAAAAATGTTGTTATTTCTGTCCCTACAATTTCAAAAGTTGAAATGTTGTTTGACttgtttcttactttctttTAATTGTAATCTCATATGTTTGGCTTTACTTTAGGTGGCAAGTTGTAGGAGACGGAGAAGGTATACAATATGGCCCTTTTCCTGTACCCAAACAAGGTTTACCTATAAAGGTTACTCCAAGGAACAAGAAATGAATCTTGAAAAGTATTAAGTGTGTTTTGAGTTCTTGACGAAAATCGAAATGTTATCAGTgggtaaaaagaaaaacaaatttcccCATTGAGAGTTTctctgtttcttcttcttcttcttctttttattttttaatttatcatttctccatttttcaaTTGTATTTGCAAACTTTCTTGTTAGGATTTAGTATGTAAGATGAGTGGGTCAGTATCAAATGCATTATTAATCTTTGTGTAACATATATCAAAATCCCCTTCAACAAGAGTAattgttttttgcattttgtgaatttgagaaGAAGATCATGGTTTTGGGGATCAAATGTGTGTGGTCTTGAATTTGGATCAAGCAACTGTCATGTTCTTAGATATTTtgctttcctctctctctctttttatggTGCACAAGGTTTCAATGACAACCTGGGCTAAAATGAGGTCCAAGCTTACATAATGTTGTTACCCCCATAAGGCAATCATTGCAGAGCACGTGGCTAAATTCCATGGATTGGTGGCTGGTGGCTGCTGTGGCATACTAAGGTTCCACGTTGGTCTGTGTCTCAGCACAATAAGAGTTCATCGAATAGATAAAAAGAAACGTGAGGAAGGAAGGAAACACATTGAAACGACGTTAAACATAGTCCAATTATGTACTATTTATTGGTAGATGTTTTTCTATCCTCGGGAGTTGGGACCACAACTTCTCACATTTAGAGGTTttgtcatgactcatgactCAGAGAAAGCGTTAGCAATGTGGGACTCGGGCTTAGGATTCCTGAGTCTCACATCACATAACATTTCGAGGTTTATTATCTGAGGAAGGGTTATAACCAAACTCTACCTAACAAACATCTGATGCAGAACTCAACACAGGGTTGCCCAACATGCTTATCCAATCAAATTTCATACAAATTCGGAGTACCACATGTACCACATGTTTATTTAGTACAATtcttcaaaatcatttaataaTCCTTAAGATTGTTTTGGATTATGCATTCTGTAGATTCACACATAAAACCACTGCCAATCATAATCAATTAACAGAGGGTAGAAAAGTCTCATGACCATTACCAAATTAATCACCCCCAAATTCTAGAAAGATTTTCTTATTTCTAGATAAATGACTTGGGAACTACATAGGAACACATACTGTGGTACCATTGTTCTACTCGTGTGCATGTTTTATGAAATGAAGTGTATATATAAAAGTCACTAGATCATCACATCAAATTCTCAGAGCATTCCATATAATAACCACAAAATTCGGCATTCCATATGGGCAAGCATGTccacaataaattaatattcaTTAGTAAGACAAGGGAACCCATTGCTACAAATATTGAGAATATGATGTTGAACAGACCTGCAAATGACACCAagacctttctttttcttgttttttggttgaatgATGGAATcagtattttgttttatttttaataataacaaactttagaaaagagaagagacttTATGAATACAACTTATACAAGATGTAAACAAGGGCTTATTTGCACAGGACAGGACCTTTCAAGGAATACAACAAAAGCTAAGTATAATCATTCCATATACTAGAGCTGAAAGATACAAACGAAACGGTTCTTAAGTGTCTCGGACTTATTCGCTATACCTGAAaaggactttttttttgggggggagggggggttaAGTTACTTGATAAAGACACCGTCAAATAACAAGCCAAAATCTTAAGTCATCTAAGAACTCGTCTATGAACTATCATGAGGACAAGCACATCAAAGGAAAACCATATCCAATTACCGCAGCCTGGAAACACATGAAATCAAAATGGATTATCAAATGGCACAAGTAAAAATCGTGTAAAAAGTAGCACAATCGTACATCCAAATTCGAGAAGTATTGCAGAATGGGAAAACCTGTAAAGGTCActgcatttttattttactatacCAAGAAGTTAAGAAAAAACATGGTCAAGCCAGCCTGCCATtacacataaacttaaaaagagaagaaacgACAGGataccaaagaaaaaagagaatctGGATATCCCAAGACAGAAACATTGGTAGAAATAAGGAGCCAAAATAGGACCAGCTAATCCTTGTCTTTAAGTGCATGAAATCAGAAAGTGGTTTTTTTAGCTTGTCATAAGAAGAAAACCCCCATGCAAGATTATGAGTGTTCATTATGAGGATCTTGTAATTTACTTTGTGTCTGTGAAATGTCTAGTGCAAAACAAAGCTTATTTCACATCAGATGAGTTGGCTTACATGTGCGCATGAGGTGGCTTCCACAATACTAGATCTTTCTCTTTATGGATGTTTGAGTCCCACATTGCCAGTCAACACAACTTGTCAAATGCTAGAATGTGGGGTTGCCATTTGCTGATACGGAGGGTTGATTTGCAGGCCGGTTCATGCAATAAACATGAGGTCTCTGCCAGGTGCATTGTGATTTATAACTAGATAATACTCATGTTGGAAAGTTTTCCAAATTAAAGAAACAACGCAACCTTCCAGTGTAATCTGTTTTATTGGTAAGCATTCACGCACCCAATGGGGTGTGGAACTTACAACGTGACACAGCACCTCCCTGTGACAAGGGAGGAGGTTTTATCTAAGCTAAAGCTCATTGGTGTAGTGTAAGTTTTCCTATCGTTCAACACATTAGTCATTGGAAAAACTAAAAGGTAACTCAATTTCTAACATAGGGAAACTTTAAACAGGCTTGATCATAAGATCTGCAAAAGTTGTGTAATCTACCAAACAACAAATGGAAAGGACAATCTATCAGATAACATATGAAAAGGACAATCAGCAAAGGGTATTAGACTATGTAGAGCATGGTTTTGTGTTCAATCGATCCGGTTTGGACCCGACCCAGCTTGGGAGCATTATGATTTTAAATAGGTTTTATTGTGAGGCTTAGGCTGATAGgagtttttttcccctttttgggGTTATATATATTGTCGCTTCAGAATTAGGGTTTGATGTATTGTAAACTGTCTCTGTATCATTCTCTCTAACATAGTGAAAATTGCTGCAACTCCATGGACATAGCCCTAGTGGTGAACCAAGTAAATCTTTTTGTTGTGTGATTGTTCTTTGTgtgttcttctctatttttgcttCTCACAAGTTTTGGGAATTAGACTCAATTCCCTTCAAAGGGTCCAATacataatcaattaaaaaatcaacAAGATGTGGATGTATCAAACTCGGACGGAGACTTGAAGTCACCTCATTGGCACTGTATCCTATAGATATTATGACTGATAGAATATGCAGGTACAATCAACAAAGGTTGTTTCAGTCGGTAGCGAGAGGAGATCATGAAATGCTTATCTAATCTGTAGCAATCAGAACACAGCATACTGAAAGGTAATCAAGGAAGGATCAAAGCATATCAATTAAATAGCAACAAGATGAAACGTATAAAGTGCAGATGGAGACTTAAACCCCGTTCAATGGCCAATACCCAACAGATAATAGACCTGGTCTATCTGGtatctcaaaaaatttactCATTGTCTTCATTATTTAAGGGGCGTATAACAAGAAAATTAACAAAGGGGAATTTTATAGAGCCATGCCTGTTGTCAATGTCTTTATTTTTCAAGCAGTCACGCATTTCCGAAACCCTTATCCACAACAAAATAACTAGCAGTCTCTATATCTTTGAAGTAACAAAAACTATGTATTTAGATCCCAAACACTTGCGCAGCTGATTAATTGGATTAATTCAACAAGATAAGCGTATTCCAAATAGATAATCCAACGTGTAATTCAACCACAGTAATCAATCACGAAATCTAAAGCAACGATAATGAAAGTAGCAAAAGCACACAAAGATTTTTGTAACGAAGTGGAAAAACAATGAACAACCTCTTCAATGTAAAAACCAATTCAGGTTCAGGGGGTCCAACCCATATAGAAAAAGCAATTACAAATAATCTACTTCCAAACCTTTTGCAAAACTAAACTCTATATCGTACTCTCCACAAACACCCCATTTGTCTTCTCACCACATTGACTCAAGCTACTCTAGAATCTTTCTCTGTGAATCTCTTTTACGAGTGAACCTCATCTGCAACTTAGAACTCAACAATAACAACCCACTATTGAGAATTAACTCACTTAGCATAtgcacacacaacacacatacaATCCACATAAGTCAAAGTATCCAaataacaccccccccccccccccaattgcTTAAATAATCTACTTCCAAACCTTTTGCAAAACTAAACTCTATATCGTACTCTCCACAAACACCCCATTTGTCTTCTCACCACATTGACTCAAGCTACTCTAGAATCTTTCTCTGTGAATCTCTTTTACGAGTGAACCTCATCTGCAACTTAGAACTCAACAATAACAACCCACTATTGAGAATTAACTCACTTAGCATAtgcacacacaacacacatacaATCCACATAAGTCAAAGTATCCaaataacccccccccccccccccattgcTTAAATTCCTAATGTCCTTATTAGGGCCCACATTGTATTGCAATGCCCCCTAGTCACATAGTGTTACTAGGTTGGCTTTGATACTATTTTTTACAACCTGAGGAAATACTAGTCATATCTACGCTATACCCCAAAAGGACAATTCAAGTTACAATTGAGACCCTGAGTAATCACTTTATAACCCAGTTTATCGAAGTAAATACCAAATGTGAGACTCAGCACGTGCCCGCACAACACTCACTTATCCAATCTAATCCACATATTTCGGACTATCACATCAACAATCTTGCTTGAGTGAGAGTGAAGCAAAGTTTCTGCCTACTTCAATGTTTCATTTGAGCAAGTCCCAATTTTCGCTTGAGCAAAATTCTTTGGTCTTTAGATTTTCAATCAGCTCATTGATAGACTTCTAACATAATTCAAATACATCAATTCCAGCCCTCTTTGACACTAGTTTTGTCATATGGACTTTGCCAACATCTAGAACCTAGCAGTCTTCTTTTTCAAAGTCATGAAAAGAACCAGAAAAAGAGGAAGCCAACAAATGCATACTTGATCTTCCCTTAGGTTCCTGCAATGTCTTCCAGGTGAACCATATTGACATTCATGGGTCATATGATGAAAGTGTGCTGTGAATGACAACTTATTTTCTGTCATCTTCTCAGCCAGTGGAGCTAATTATGAGTTCTCACAAATGGATTCACTTCTGATGCACTTATTTTTCATGTCACTCATTCATCAATATATAATCATTTTAGGTCCACCAATTTCATGGACATTAAATGACTCGACTAACCAGCATCTATAAACCAAACTTGCAGCTAGTTCTATGATTGTTGTATATGATACACAGTCTGACAGGTATATATATACGGTACAATTCTAGAAGATCTATACTGCTTtgaaacttttataaaaaacaatACTTTTCTAGATTGTGGATTTGGATTGAGGAATCTGGATTGTTCTTCTTAGGGTACTAGTGAACTATGGTAACtccacttaaataaaataaaataaaacttgtttcTTAAGTGTGTCTCTATTACATTACTTTAGCAAGCACACCAAAGCTTACACAACGCACTTAATAGAGACTTCAGACATAAACGTAATTGCTAGCGCATGGCCAAGTGAAACTGAAGAACTGTAAGAACTCAAAAGGCATAGAACAGAGAAGAACCATAGCCGTTTGCTTTCTGCAATCTTGCAGGTAATGTAAGGTATGTCAACAAATAAAGgcaatcattaaaaaatgatAAGCCTACCTTGTAATCACAATCCAGCCAAGCTAGTACATTTCAAGgaacaaaaattaatgcaacAAGAGAGATTGTAAAACTTGTAAATAATATAGAAACaggcttaaaaaaaatgaacgaACAATAATAAACATCCAACAGAAATGTGCATCTGTTATATAGAATCTGACATTTTCCATTTCCATTTCAAAACTCAAGTACTTGGATCCGACATATCAATCAGACAAAACGCAACATTAACAACAGCATTCCTGAGtattaactaataaataaaaggaatgaACTTGTATCTAACTTTAGTTGCATACTCCATATACCTCTCTCCAAATGTCTCAACCATCAAAGCCTCCTCGAGTTTTGCCTTCTGCTCAtagtaaaacaaacaaactgcTGCAACAAACAGCAAGCTCAAAGGTGCTCGAAGTGCAACACAGTAAGTGGCAAACAGTAGCATTGTAGACGAATATATTGGATGACGGACCCAACGATACGGCCCAAACTGCA
Coding sequences within:
- the LOC126729430 gene encoding abscisic acid 8'-hydroxylase 2, producing the protein MFFINTMQVFSLSPLFAIFHSQFVILIPLLFCSLLLLLPFLQWHHPRHKRLPPGSMGWPYIGETLKLYTENPNSFFSNRQKRYGDIFKTHILGCPCVMVSSPEAARVVLVSRAHLFKPTYPPSKEKMIGPEALFFHQGAYHSRLKKLVQASFLPSAIRGSVSKIEHIALKLIPTWNNCTIYTLQEMKRYAFDVAMISALGDQHDLEMEGIKNLYQCLEKGYNSMPLDLPGTPFRKAMKARKLLNEDLRRIIKKRREIGKHGGGLLGIFLGAEDEKHNQLNDSQIADNIIGVIFAAHDTTASVLTWILKYLHDNVNLLEAVTKEQEGIQRKLFEENRGLTWDDTRRMPLTGRVIQETLRTASILSFTFREAVEDVEFEGYFIPKGWKVLPLFRTIHHSADFFPQPEKFDPSRFEVPPRPNTYMPFGNGVHACPGSELAKLETLILLHHLTTSCRWQVVGDGEGIQYGPFPVPKQGLPIKVTPRNKK